Proteins from a single region of Lysinibacillus sp. JNUCC-52:
- a CDS encoding cobalt-precorrin 5A hydrolase: MIELQEGVLPAVDQRNPYAVVAITKHGVQIGRKLQQTFAASDLYYMSKFEQGDEDEKHIQLFSGTVRLLLPTLFKQYKGLILIISLGAVVRMIAPILQDKKTDPGVVVIDDRGENVISVLSGHLGGANELTHEVAAALGANPIITTASDVQKTIPVDLFGARFGWVWDSADKLTPVSASVVNEEHVAIVQEAGERDWWMRDTPMPEQIKIYPSAHEAIEANPHATLFITDRLIEPEEEVLLENGVIYRPKTIVLGMGCNRGTAVEEIEQVIDETLAELKLSKKSVKALCTIDLKKDESCFIEITKKYDWAFVTYTPEQLNEINFPSPSETVFKYTGAYGVSEPAAMRYAQVDSLLLPKKKSGNATISVARLVY, encoded by the coding sequence GTGATTGAATTACAAGAGGGGGTATTGCCTGCAGTTGATCAGCGCAATCCGTATGCTGTTGTGGCCATTACAAAGCATGGTGTTCAAATCGGTCGCAAGCTACAGCAAACATTTGCTGCAAGTGACCTATATTATATGAGTAAATTTGAACAGGGCGACGAAGATGAAAAGCATATTCAGCTTTTTTCTGGTACTGTTCGTTTATTACTACCGACGCTTTTTAAGCAGTATAAAGGCTTAATCTTAATTATTTCACTTGGTGCAGTGGTGCGCATGATTGCACCAATTTTACAGGATAAGAAGACTGATCCTGGTGTTGTTGTTATTGATGATCGGGGAGAGAATGTAATTAGTGTACTCTCGGGGCATTTAGGTGGAGCGAATGAGCTAACGCATGAAGTTGCAGCGGCACTTGGAGCAAACCCTATTATTACAACAGCTTCTGACGTTCAAAAAACAATTCCTGTTGACTTATTTGGTGCTCGCTTTGGCTGGGTTTGGGACAGTGCAGATAAGCTAACACCTGTTAGCGCCTCTGTTGTTAATGAAGAACACGTTGCAATTGTGCAGGAAGCTGGGGAACGTGATTGGTGGATGCGTGATACACCAATGCCTGAGCAAATAAAAATTTACCCATCAGCACACGAAGCGATTGAAGCAAATCCACACGCTACGCTGTTCATTACCGACCGTCTCATTGAACCTGAGGAAGAAGTACTTCTTGAAAATGGCGTCATTTATCGACCAAAAACGATTGTACTTGGTATGGGCTGTAATCGTGGGACGGCAGTTGAAGAGATTGAACAAGTGATTGATGAAACGCTAGCAGAGCTGAAGCTTTCGAAAAAAAGTGTCAAAGCACTTTGTACAATTGATTTGAAAAAAGATGAATCATGCTTTATTGAAATAACAAAAAAATATGATTGGGCGTTTGTAACATATACTCCCGAACAATTAAATGAAATCAATTTCCCATCGCCATCTGAGACAGTATTTAAATATACAGGGGCATATGGGGTAAGTGAACCAGCTGCTATGCGCTATGCACAGGTTGATTCCCTGCTATTACCAAAGAAAAAATCAGGCAATGCTACGATTTCTGTAGCAAGATTAGTATATTAA
- a CDS encoding nitroreductase family protein: protein MTVMEALKNRRAIRNYTNQPIEKEKIEQILQAATYAPNDRMREPWHFYVIEGDAMNRYEAMASTYLQERFPTKPHLVESSLKVVQTTPVAIVVTADIVEDDKDATEDNIFAVCSAIMSMWLAAEELGLGFVWRTRGVGLVHDSRMHTFIGAGDNQKVVGTIFIGYPEEQELKDKKRTSFEEKTTWL, encoded by the coding sequence ATGACAGTAATGGAAGCATTAAAAAATCGCCGAGCAATTCGTAACTATACAAACCAGCCTATTGAAAAAGAAAAAATAGAGCAAATTTTACAAGCCGCGACGTATGCACCTAATGACCGAATGCGAGAACCTTGGCATTTTTATGTTATAGAAGGTGACGCAATGAACCGTTATGAAGCAATGGCTAGTACATATTTGCAAGAACGATTTCCAACGAAGCCTCATTTAGTGGAAAGTTCATTAAAGGTTGTCCAAACAACACCTGTGGCAATAGTGGTGACAGCCGATATTGTGGAAGATGATAAAGACGCAACAGAAGATAATATTTTTGCTGTATGCAGTGCGATTATGTCTATGTGGCTAGCTGCCGAGGAACTAGGGTTAGGATTTGTTTGGCGTACGAGAGGTGTTGGACTTGTGCATGATTCTCGCATGCATACATTCATCGGTGCAGGTGACAATCAAAAGGTCGTAGGTACTATTTTCATAGGTTATCCCGAAGAGCAAGAGCTTAAAGACAAAAAACGTACATCATTTGAAGAAAAAACAACTTGGCTCTAA
- a CDS encoding precorrin-2 dehydrogenase/sirohydrochlorin ferrochelatase family protein, protein MTNYFPIHLNIEYKTVVIVGGGHVATQKVTSLLPAKANIVVVSPTLHNSLVPLAESGQITWREKEFEPRDLDDAILIIAATNQTNVNNAVQEAAQHWQLLNRADVQGESDFITPATIRRGPLVLTVSTSGASPALARKIKEDLAEQFDNVYEDYVCFLQQARLMVTATFDKGDQRRAALQALLEPKLLEWTRSGEIDRREAYLQQLLTGETR, encoded by the coding sequence ATGACTAATTACTTTCCTATCCATTTAAATATTGAATATAAAACAGTTGTTATTGTTGGTGGTGGTCATGTTGCAACGCAAAAGGTTACTTCATTGCTACCTGCTAAAGCAAATATTGTAGTAGTTAGTCCAACTTTACACAACTCATTAGTGCCACTTGCAGAATCAGGGCAAATAACTTGGCGCGAAAAAGAATTTGAGCCACGTGATTTAGATGATGCAATATTAATTATTGCCGCAACGAATCAAACGAACGTCAACAATGCGGTCCAAGAAGCGGCGCAACATTGGCAACTCTTAAATCGCGCAGATGTACAAGGAGAGAGCGACTTTATAACTCCTGCAACCATTCGTCGTGGCCCTTTAGTGTTGACAGTTTCCACATCTGGTGCAAGCCCAGCACTCGCACGCAAGATTAAAGAAGATTTAGCGGAGCAGTTTGATAACGTCTATGAGGATTACGTATGCTTTTTACAACAAGCGCGTCTAATGGTTACTGCTACATTTGATAAGGGTGACCAAAGACGTGCCGCGTTACAAGCATTACTTGAGCCAAAGTTATTAGAATGGACACGAAGTGGAGAGATTGACCGACGAGAGGCCTATTTACAACAACTATTGACGGGAGAAACGCGATGA
- a CDS encoding cob(I)yrinic acid a,c-diamide adenosyltransferase, with protein MARKGLFLVYTGDGKGKTTASLGVTLRAVGRGLNVRYMQFIKSPERTYGEKIALSKLGVEMEQMGIGFTWTKTPEEHRAALAKAWQKTKQALQDDSIDLLVLDELNNALAITKFPIDDVLPLAEVLEAIAQRPSTMHLVVTGRSANPALVAMADLVSTIDATKHYYEEGIPAVKGLEF; from the coding sequence ATGGCTAGAAAAGGTTTATTTTTAGTATACACAGGTGATGGCAAAGGAAAAACGACAGCTTCCCTTGGTGTAACATTACGCGCAGTAGGGCGTGGTTTAAATGTGCGTTATATGCAGTTTATAAAATCGCCAGAGCGTACGTACGGTGAAAAAATTGCCCTATCAAAACTTGGAGTAGAAATGGAGCAAATGGGAATAGGGTTTACTTGGACAAAAACACCCGAGGAACATCGTGCCGCATTAGCAAAAGCTTGGCAAAAAACAAAGCAAGCTTTACAAGATGACAGCATTGATTTACTCGTTCTAGATGAGCTTAACAATGCGCTCGCAATTACAAAATTTCCAATCGATGACGTACTGCCATTAGCTGAAGTGCTCGAAGCCATTGCCCAACGTCCTTCCACAATGCACCTTGTCGTAACAGGACGCAGTGCGAACCCCGCCCTTGTTGCTATGGCAGACTTAGTATCAACAATAGATGCAACGAAACATTATTATGAAGAGGGAATTCCTGCAGTCAAAGGACTAGAATTCTAA
- a CDS encoding cobyric acid synthase has translation MPAKSIMIQGTASDVGKSMICTALCRIFSDDGLKVVPFKSQNMALNSFVTEDGGEIGRAQGVQAEAARVVATTHMNPILLKPKQDMVSEVIVHGKHFLNMDAKSYRNQFVQQAMPIVEESVRTLQNTYDVIVLEGAGSPAEINLKDRDIANMRMAHLADAAVVLVADIDRGGVFASIIGTLALLDDAERARVKGLIINKFRGMRELLDDGIEWVERETGIPVLGVVPYVDVNIEAEDSLALSALRFKKPKPGEFSVDVAMIRLPRISNFTDVDPFFDEPEVGVRLIGNVAELGTPDLLIVPGTKSTMDDLAWLKAQGFAQAIASLRARGTKIIGICGGFQMLGEVLLDPEAVEGNGDSAHGLGLLPIETVFVGDKKTVQMSGVRGNDTLTGYEIHLGRTNILRDKVSPFLQLADGRVDGAVSADEQVIGTYFHGLFHNRTFTRQLVNEIRISKGITPLPTDVKSDAERREDAYNMLASHVRANLNMEKIYEMLKIEVHG, from the coding sequence ATGCCAGCAAAATCAATTATGATTCAAGGAACAGCCTCTGACGTTGGGAAAAGTATGATATGTACGGCATTATGTCGTATTTTTTCAGATGATGGGCTAAAAGTGGTACCTTTTAAGTCGCAAAATATGGCGCTAAATTCATTTGTAACCGAGGATGGCGGGGAAATTGGCCGCGCACAAGGGGTACAGGCTGAAGCAGCTCGTGTTGTAGCGACAACACATATGAATCCGATTTTATTAAAGCCAAAACAGGATATGGTATCTGAGGTAATTGTTCATGGCAAGCATTTCTTAAATATGGATGCCAAGAGCTATCGCAATCAATTTGTACAGCAAGCTATGCCGATTGTTGAGGAGTCAGTACGTACGTTACAAAATACATATGATGTCATTGTGCTTGAAGGTGCGGGAAGCCCAGCTGAAATTAATTTAAAAGATCGTGATATCGCGAATATGCGCATGGCACATTTAGCAGATGCAGCAGTTGTGTTAGTGGCAGATATTGACCGCGGTGGTGTGTTTGCTTCTATTATTGGGACACTCGCTTTACTTGATGATGCAGAGCGTGCACGTGTAAAGGGGCTTATCATTAATAAATTTCGAGGTATGCGCGAGCTATTAGACGATGGCATTGAATGGGTTGAACGTGAAACAGGCATCCCTGTTCTAGGCGTTGTGCCTTATGTAGATGTCAATATCGAAGCGGAGGATTCATTAGCGTTGTCTGCACTGCGATTTAAAAAACCAAAGCCTGGAGAGTTTTCAGTTGATGTGGCGATGATTCGTTTACCTCGCATATCGAATTTTACAGATGTAGATCCATTTTTTGATGAGCCAGAGGTCGGTGTGCGATTAATCGGCAACGTTGCAGAGCTAGGGACACCAGATTTACTTATAGTACCAGGCACCAAAAGTACAATGGATGATTTAGCATGGCTTAAAGCACAAGGCTTTGCACAGGCGATTGCAAGCTTACGTGCACGTGGCACTAAAATTATTGGCATATGTGGCGGCTTTCAAATGCTAGGTGAAGTATTACTCGATCCTGAGGCAGTTGAAGGAAATGGTGATTCAGCACATGGACTTGGTCTATTACCAATAGAAACAGTATTTGTAGGAGATAAAAAAACTGTGCAAATGTCGGGAGTGCGAGGAAATGACACACTGACAGGCTATGAAATCCATCTTGGTCGCACAAACATTTTACGAGATAAAGTATCACCATTTTTACAGTTAGCAGATGGACGTGTTGATGGAGCTGTAAGTGCAGATGAACAAGTTATCGGTACATATTTCCATGGTTTATTCCATAATCGTACCTTTACACGACAGCTTGTTAACGAGATTCGCATATCAAAAGGGATAACACCATTGCCGACAGATGTCAAAAGTGATGCTGAGCGTAGGGAAGATGCCTATAATATGCTAGCATCGCATGTGCGTGCTAATTTAAATATGGAAAAAATATACGAGATGTTAAAAATTGAGGTACATGGATGA
- the cobA gene encoding uroporphyrinogen-III C-methyltransferase → MKEGIVYLVGAGPGDPKLITVYGLECIQKADVIAYDRLVNPKLLDFAKKDAELVYCGKLPGKHHLIQDEINALLVERAQEGKVVTRLKGGDPFVFGRGAEEAEILKNHDIRYEVVPGITAGIAAPAYAGIPVTHRDFATSFALVTGHGREEKGQDFLNWPALATGIDTVAFYMSVGNIAYIAKKLIDNGRPATTPVAVIEWGTTEQQRTITGPLNDIASIIDREGYHNPSMIVVGDVVKVREKIQWFEEQGLAFS, encoded by the coding sequence ATGAAAGAAGGAATTGTATATTTAGTAGGGGCTGGTCCAGGCGATCCGAAGCTCATTACGGTGTATGGGTTAGAATGTATTCAAAAGGCCGATGTCATTGCGTATGATCGTCTAGTGAATCCGAAATTATTGGATTTTGCGAAAAAAGATGCAGAGCTTGTGTACTGTGGTAAATTGCCTGGTAAACATCATCTTATTCAAGATGAAATTAATGCATTGCTTGTTGAGCGGGCACAAGAAGGTAAAGTTGTAACTCGTTTAAAGGGTGGAGATCCCTTTGTGTTTGGACGTGGCGCTGAAGAGGCTGAAATATTGAAAAATCACGATATACGTTATGAAGTGGTACCAGGTATTACTGCGGGAATTGCAGCTCCTGCCTATGCAGGCATTCCTGTTACACATAGAGATTTTGCTACAAGTTTTGCACTAGTTACAGGTCATGGTCGTGAGGAAAAAGGACAAGATTTTTTAAATTGGCCAGCACTTGCAACTGGTATTGATACTGTCGCATTTTATATGAGTGTAGGGAATATTGCATATATCGCGAAAAAACTCATTGACAATGGTCGCCCAGCGACTACGCCCGTTGCGGTCATTGAATGGGGGACTACTGAGCAACAACGTACAATAACAGGACCACTAAATGACATTGCTAGTATTATTGATCGAGAGGGTTATCATAATCCTTCTATGATTGTTGTAGGGGACGTAGTTAAGGTTCGTGAAAAAATTCAATGGTTTGAAGAGCAAGGGCTCGCTTTTAGCTAA
- a CDS encoding cobyrinate a,c-diamide synthase, protein MQTNRFVLAGTGSGVGKTTFTIGLMKALQEKGKVVQGFKCGPDYIDPSYHTAVTGRVSRNIDSWMFSHDAVRDIVARASMDADVSIIEGVMGFYDGKSPLSDEGSAADISVVTESPVILIVNCASMARSVAAVVKGFQLLSDKPNIVGVIANQVGSVGHYEIAKAAIEQECGIPVIGYLKRETGIDIPSRHLGLIPAIERGELDSFFDKLGALMAETIDLDLLLSLTKAPVLQETGQLFATQPTKDICIAVAKDAAFNFYYEENLALLRAKGATVQFFSPLANEPVPAEADGLYIGGGFPEEFADTLAKNAIVKSSIREAITKGLPTLAECGGFMYLTEAITNSQGERHEMLGVIPGEVAMQTKLAALGYREIFGTTSNFLIGQDEQAKGHEFHYSSYSGTHETPAYETKGRFGNKQEGYQNGNLVAGYTHFHFVSNPKLVDNWLTACKKVKTHD, encoded by the coding sequence ATGCAAACAAATCGCTTTGTACTTGCAGGGACAGGCAGTGGTGTTGGCAAGACAACATTTACAATTGGCCTTATGAAAGCTTTGCAAGAAAAAGGTAAAGTCGTACAAGGCTTTAAATGTGGTCCTGATTATATAGACCCTAGTTACCATACAGCCGTAACTGGACGTGTATCACGTAATATTGATAGCTGGATGTTCTCGCATGATGCGGTACGTGATATTGTTGCACGTGCAAGCATGGATGCGGACGTTTCCATTATAGAAGGTGTTATGGGCTTTTATGATGGCAAAAGTCCGTTATCTGATGAAGGCTCTGCGGCGGACATTAGTGTTGTGACCGAAAGTCCAGTTATTTTAATCGTCAATTGTGCTAGTATGGCGCGCAGCGTAGCAGCTGTAGTTAAAGGCTTTCAGCTACTTTCTGATAAACCAAACATTGTCGGCGTTATTGCGAACCAAGTAGGCAGTGTTGGTCATTATGAAATTGCCAAAGCTGCGATTGAGCAGGAATGTGGTATTCCAGTTATCGGCTATTTAAAACGTGAAACAGGCATTGATATTCCAAGTCGCCATTTAGGGCTTATTCCTGCGATTGAACGTGGTGAGCTCGATTCATTTTTTGACAAGCTAGGAGCTTTAATGGCAGAGACGATTGATTTGGATTTACTATTGTCATTAACAAAGGCACCCGTTCTACAAGAGACGGGACAACTATTTGCCACACAACCTACAAAAGATATTTGTATTGCTGTGGCAAAAGATGCTGCATTCAATTTCTATTACGAGGAAAATCTAGCACTTTTACGAGCTAAAGGTGCAACAGTGCAATTTTTCTCACCACTTGCAAATGAACCCGTACCAGCGGAAGCAGATGGTTTATATATCGGTGGGGGCTTCCCAGAGGAGTTTGCCGATACGCTAGCAAAAAATGCAATCGTAAAATCATCCATTCGTGAAGCCATCACGAAAGGTTTACCGACATTAGCGGAATGCGGTGGCTTTATGTATTTGACTGAAGCAATTACAAATAGTCAAGGGGAACGTCATGAAATGCTAGGAGTTATTCCTGGGGAAGTAGCGATGCAAACAAAGCTTGCGGCACTTGGCTATCGTGAAATTTTTGGAACAACGTCTAACTTTTTAATCGGTCAGGACGAACAAGCAAAGGGCCATGAATTCCATTATTCTTCATACAGTGGTACCCATGAAACGCCTGCCTACGAAACAAAAGGGCGTTTTGGCAATAAACAAGAAGGTTACCAAAACGGAAATTTAGTAGCAGGCTATACGCATTTTCATTTTGTTTCCAATCCAAAGCTAGTTGATAACTGGTTAACTGCATGTAAGAAGGTGAAAACACATGACTAA